One Hermetia illucens chromosome 4, iHerIll2.2.curated.20191125, whole genome shotgun sequence DNA segment encodes these proteins:
- the LOC119655481 gene encoding uncharacterized protein LOC119655481, with product MDFAAQVSRIALFLFALYYGITDGKTVELLVSNPMKGSDKNYVDFTTLRLTKDRDTRQLKVSGSFTIGKDMTEEELAYTLYVKSPRSKQFSTTPMYYKAGPICEFIKDDKEFYADAVKVSNLPAPGTCPFPKGTYTINNYLMNEDNIPNVPAGEYRVTITLKSLGKLISGYEAIAKIS from the exons ATGGACTTCGCTGCACAAGTAAGCAGAATTGCTTTATTCCTCTTCGCCCTTTATTATGGGATTACAGACGGC AAAACTGTTGAACTTTTGGTATCCAACCCCATGAAAGGATCTGATAAAAATTACGTTGATTTTACTACGCTACGTTTAACAAAAGATCGTGACACTAGACAACTCAAAGTGTCAGGATCATTTACAATTGGCAAGGATATGACGGAGGAGGAG CTTGCCTATACACTTTATGTGAAATCGCCGCGATCTAAGCAATTCTCGACCACCCCCATGTATTACAAGGCCGGACCAATTTGTGAATTTATCAAAGATGATAAAGAATTTTATGCGGATGCCGTTAAAGTTTCAAATCTGCCAGCTCCAGGAACCTGTCCTTTCCCAAAG GGGACATATACCATAAATAACTATCTTATGAACGAGGACAATATCCCCAATGTACCTGCAGGAGAATATAGGGTGACTATCACCCTTAAGAGTCTCGGAAAATTGATTAGCGGTTATGAAGCAATTGCGAAAATATCTTAA